The proteins below are encoded in one region of Eulemur rufifrons isolate Redbay chromosome 2, OSU_ERuf_1, whole genome shotgun sequence:
- the LRG1 gene encoding leucine-rich alpha-2-glycoprotein isoform X2: MSFWSGQQQQSPGGSDPHLPRTLLLLLLSVASAQGVTQNPKDCVVSQSEKGSSVSCHPPAELPSPLPADTFHLVVEFFNLTQLPPDILQGASKLQELHLSSNRLESLAAKFLLPAPGLRVLDLTRNALTGLPPGLFQASAALETLVLKENQLEVLEASWLHGLKALGFLDLSGNRLRKLPAGLLANFTLLRTLDLGENQLETLPPDLLRGPLRLERLHLEGNRLQVLGKELLEPQPDLRYLFLQDNKLAKVAAGAFGGLRQLDMLDLSNNSLASVPEGLWAALAQPGRDMQDGFDISRNPWICDQKLNDLYRWLEATKDKMFSQNDTRCAGPEAVKGQTLLTVAGFQ; the protein is encoded by the coding sequence CCCAGGGGGCTCTGACCCCCATCTTCCTAGAACCCTGCTATTGCTGCTGCTGTCTGTGGCCTCAGCCCAGGGTGTCACCCAAAACCCCAAAGACTGCGTGGTGTCCCAGTCAGAGAAAGGCAGTTCCGTCTCCTGCCACCCGCCTGCTGaactccccagccccctcccagccGACACCTTCCACCTGGTCGTGGAGTTCTTCAACCTGACGCAGCTGCCCCCCGACATCCTGCAGGGTGCCTCTAAACTCCAAGAATTGCACCTCTCCAGCAACCGGCTGGAAAGCCTCGCAGCCAAGTTCCTGCTTCCCGCGCCCGGGCTGCGGGTGCTCGATCTAACCCGCAATGCCCTGACCGGGCTGCCACCGGGGCTCTTCCAGGCCTCGGCCGCCCTGGAAACCCTGGTGTTGAAGGAGAACCAGTTGGAAGTCCTGGAAGCCTCGTGGCTGCACGGCCTGAAAGCGCTGGGGTTTCTGGACCTGTCCGGGAACCGCCTCCGGAAACTGCCAGCTGGACTGCTAGCCAACTTCACTCTCCTGCGCACCCTTGACCTTGGAGAAAACCAGCTGGAGACCTTGCCGCCTGACCTTCTGAGGGGCCCGCTGCGTTTGGAACGGCTGCACCTGGAGGGCAACCGACTGCAGGTGCTTGGAAAGGAACTGCTGGAGCCACAGCCAGACCTGCGCTACCTCTTCCTGCAAGACAACAAGCTGGCCAAGGTGGCGGCTGGCGCCTTCGGAGGCCTGCGGCAGCTGGACATGCTGGACCTGTCCAATAACTCGCTGGCCAGCGTGCCCGAGGGGCTCTGGGCAGCCCTAGCGCAGCCCGGCCGGGACATGCAGGACGGCTTTGACATCTCCAGGAACCCCTGGATCTGCGACCAGAAACTCAACGATCTCTATCGCTGGCTTGAGGCCACAAAAGACAAGATGTTCTCGCAGAATGACACGCGCTGTGCTGGACCTGAAGCCGTGAAGGGCCAGACACTCCTGACAGTGGCCGGGTTCCAGTGA
- the LRG1 gene encoding leucine-rich alpha-2-glycoprotein isoform X1 — translation MQRHMDTLPDTLKSQRADTVLRAGTDQPDPGQTDLILHTRTHLQEPSPGGSDPHLPRTLLLLLLSVASAQGVTQNPKDCVVSQSEKGSSVSCHPPAELPSPLPADTFHLVVEFFNLTQLPPDILQGASKLQELHLSSNRLESLAAKFLLPAPGLRVLDLTRNALTGLPPGLFQASAALETLVLKENQLEVLEASWLHGLKALGFLDLSGNRLRKLPAGLLANFTLLRTLDLGENQLETLPPDLLRGPLRLERLHLEGNRLQVLGKELLEPQPDLRYLFLQDNKLAKVAAGAFGGLRQLDMLDLSNNSLASVPEGLWAALAQPGRDMQDGFDISRNPWICDQKLNDLYRWLEATKDKMFSQNDTRCAGPEAVKGQTLLTVAGFQ, via the exons ACAGACAGACTTGATCTTACACACACGGACACACCTGCAGGAGCCCAG CCCAGGGGGCTCTGACCCCCATCTTCCTAGAACCCTGCTATTGCTGCTGCTGTCTGTGGCCTCAGCCCAGGGTGTCACCCAAAACCCCAAAGACTGCGTGGTGTCCCAGTCAGAGAAAGGCAGTTCCGTCTCCTGCCACCCGCCTGCTGaactccccagccccctcccagccGACACCTTCCACCTGGTCGTGGAGTTCTTCAACCTGACGCAGCTGCCCCCCGACATCCTGCAGGGTGCCTCTAAACTCCAAGAATTGCACCTCTCCAGCAACCGGCTGGAAAGCCTCGCAGCCAAGTTCCTGCTTCCCGCGCCCGGGCTGCGGGTGCTCGATCTAACCCGCAATGCCCTGACCGGGCTGCCACCGGGGCTCTTCCAGGCCTCGGCCGCCCTGGAAACCCTGGTGTTGAAGGAGAACCAGTTGGAAGTCCTGGAAGCCTCGTGGCTGCACGGCCTGAAAGCGCTGGGGTTTCTGGACCTGTCCGGGAACCGCCTCCGGAAACTGCCAGCTGGACTGCTAGCCAACTTCACTCTCCTGCGCACCCTTGACCTTGGAGAAAACCAGCTGGAGACCTTGCCGCCTGACCTTCTGAGGGGCCCGCTGCGTTTGGAACGGCTGCACCTGGAGGGCAACCGACTGCAGGTGCTTGGAAAGGAACTGCTGGAGCCACAGCCAGACCTGCGCTACCTCTTCCTGCAAGACAACAAGCTGGCCAAGGTGGCGGCTGGCGCCTTCGGAGGCCTGCGGCAGCTGGACATGCTGGACCTGTCCAATAACTCGCTGGCCAGCGTGCCCGAGGGGCTCTGGGCAGCCCTAGCGCAGCCCGGCCGGGACATGCAGGACGGCTTTGACATCTCCAGGAACCCCTGGATCTGCGACCAGAAACTCAACGATCTCTATCGCTGGCTTGAGGCCACAAAAGACAAGATGTTCTCGCAGAATGACACGCGCTGTGCTGGACCTGAAGCCGTGAAGGGCCAGACACTCCTGACAGTGGCCGGGTTCCAGTGA